Genomic segment of Gasterosteus aculeatus chromosome 4, fGasAcu3.hap1.1, whole genome shotgun sequence:
CTGACGGATTCATTAGATTAAATTAGTGAACattgtttattgtatttatcTTAATCAATGATTTCTAGCCCTTTTTTATCAAAACaattcctctctcctcattcctctctcctcattcctcctcccttattcctctctcctcattcctctctcctcattcctcctcccttattcctctctcctcattcctcctcccttattcctcctcccttattcctctctcctcactcctcctcccttattcctctctcctcattcctcctcccttattcctctctcctcattcctctctcctcattcctcctcccttattcctctctcctcattcctcctcccttattcctcctcccttattcctctctcctcactcctcctcccttattcctctctcctcattcctcctcccttattcctctctcctcattcgtctctcctcattcctcctcccttattcctctctcctcattcctcctcccttattcctcctcccttattcctctctcctcattcctcctcccttattcctctctcctcattcctcctcccttattcctcctcccttattcctctctcctcattcctcctcccttattcctctctcctcattcctcctcccttattcctcctcccttattcctctctcctcattcgtctctcctcattcctcctcccttattcctctctcctcattcctcctcccttattcctcctcccttattcctctctcctcattccccccccctcattcctTCCTCCTCGTTCCTCCCCCCTCGTTGCTctgccctccctctcttctgtaTTAATACACTGTGGCGAAAACTCATCATTACATGatcatgagggtgaatcgtgagggtgaatcgtgagggtgaatcgtgaggtgaatcatgagggtgaatcatgagggtgaatcgtgagggtgaatcatgagggtgaatcatgagggtgaattatgagggtgaatcatgagggtgaatcgtgaggtgaatcgtgagggtgaatcgtgagggtgaatcatgagggtgaatcgtgaggtgaatcatgagggtgaatcatgagggtgaatcgtgaggtgaatcatgaggtgaatcgtgaggtgaattgtgagggtgaatcatgagggtgaatcgtgaggtgaatcgtgaggtgaatcatgagggtgaatcatgagggtgaatcgtgaggtgaatcgtgaggtgaattgtgagggtgaatcatgagggtgaatcgtgaggtgaatcatgagggtgaatcatgagggtgaatcgtgaggtgaatcgtgaggtgaattgtgaggtgaatcgtgaggtgaatcatgagggtgaatcatgagggtgaatcgtgaggtgaatcatgagggtgaatcatgagggtgaatcgtgaggtgaatcgtgaggtgaattgtgaggtgaatcgtgaggtgaattgtgaggtgaatcgtgagggtgaatcatgagggtgaatcgtgagggtgaatcatgagggtgaatcatgagggtgaatcgtgaggtgaatcatgaggtgaatcgtgaggtgaatcgtgagggtgaatcatgagggtgaatcgtgaggtgaatcatgagggtgaatcatgagggtgaatcatgaggtgaatcatgagggtgaatcatgagggtgaatcgtgaggtgaattgtgaggtgaatcgtgaggtgaatcgtgagggttaatcatgagggtgaatcgtgaggtgaatcatgagggtgaatcgtgaggtgaatcatgagggtgaatcatgagggtgaatcgtgaggtgaatcgtgaggtgaatcgtgagggtgaatcgtgagggtgaatcatgagggtgaatcgtgagggtgaatcatgagggtgaatcgtgagggtgaatcatgagggtgaatcgtgagggtgaatcatgaggtgaatcgtgaggtgaatcatgagggtgaatcgtgagggtgaatcgtgagggtgaatcatgaggtgaatcgtgaggtgaatcatgagggtgaatcgtgagggtgaatcatgagggtgaatcatgaggtgaatcatgagggtgaatcatgagggtgaatcgtgaggtgaatcgtgaggtgaatcgtgagggtgaatcgtgaggtgaatcatgagggtgaatcgtgagggtgaatcatgagggtgaatcgtgaggtgaatcgtgaggtgaatcgtgaggtgaatcgtgagggtgaatcatgagggtgaatcgtgagggtgaatcatgagggtgaatcgtgaggtgTATCAtgaggtgaatcgtgagggtgaatcatgaggtgaatcgtgaggtgaatcatgagggtgaatcgtgagggtgaattatgagggtgaatcgtgagggtgaatcgtgaggtgaatcatgaggtgaatcgtgaggtgaatcatgagggtgaattatgagggtgaatcgtgagggtgaatcatgaggtgaatcgtgagggtgaatcgtgagggtgaatcatgagggtgaatcatgaggtgaatcgtgagggtgaatcatgagggtgaatcatgaggtgaatcgtgaggtgaatcatgagggtgaattatgagggtgaatcgtgagggtgaatcatgaggtgaatcgtgagggtgaatcgtgagggtgaatcatgagggtgaatcatgaggtgaatcgtgagggtgaatcatgagggtgaatcatgaggtgaatcgtgagggtgaatcgtgagggtgaatcatgagggtgaatcatgaggtgaatcgtgagggtgaatcatgaggtgaatcatgaggtgaatcgtgagggtgaatcatgagggtgaatcatgagggtgaatccACATACCCGTCGTTCTCCACATGCTGAAGTTGTAACGTTTAATAAATCTTTCCCTGCACACGGGTATGACTTTCTTATCCGTGTCTTCCTGCACATGCAGTTAcatattaaattataaaaaatgtaattaaaattaaaaattaaatgatgtgtatatatatcaatgtatctatatatatgtacatatatgtatatatataattgattattattaataaagcGAGATAATCCAAGTTTAGGATCCCAttgccctccttcctcctccagcaggtgtCAGCGTTTTACAACTTTCCGCCTGAGGATCTCCTGGTGGAAGCTCACAGCGAGTAAGTTCATAATAAAATACACTGGTGGTCTCCAGTGGTCCCGCTGGTCCTGAGGTTTTGTTGGTCCCAGTGGTGCTGGTGGTTTCTGTTGTAGTACGTAGTCCTGTTCAGTGGTCCAAAGCCCACTCATGGAGGAACAGAGAAAGGACTGGATGAGGGTGGAGGAGACcaggaccagcagctcctgaGCTCTAACCTCTGCTGGTCCTTCCTCCTGATGGTGTCCATGTTTTCTGCATTAAGAGTACTTTTACCTGAATCCTGACTGCAGTACTTACTAGTAACCGAGTACTTGTACACTGTAGTACTGCTTCTCTtcctactgtaactctctcctgcaggtctcctgctaccaccattccacctctgcagctcatccagaatgcagcagctccactggtctttaaccttcctaagttctccctcactcctccactcctccgctctcttcactggtaccggtggctcatccagttctaaacatggtgctaaggtaccgtgctgtgaatggatggggtccagcttacatccaggacctggtccaacccgacatcccgacctctgacctctccgctctgcacgtgataaactgcttgttcctcctcactgagagcaaaacactcgactagatctccactctttgctgtcctgctcctaaatggtggaaggaggtctgtgaagacatcaggaccacagagagccttcacatcttcagactaaagacacacctcttcagactctacctccactaacacactaactaactggagcAGTTAaacttcttgtttcttgttcttctgagtttgtttcttatggttaaatgttcttattgtaagtcgctttggataaaagcgtcagataagtGACGTGTGATGTGATGGAATGTAATCACGTgtccgttcttcttcttctctctttctggaGTCCCGCATGAGGAcacactgcgcatgcgcagccaGCGGCCGGTTGGAGGAAGTTTTGTACCAACTTTCTTACCTGTTGGACGCGTGTGAGCGTCTCGCGCCGCAGGTGAGTGTTTGACCGCCTCGTGCCGCTTCCCGCGTCCTCGTGAGCCTCGTCCCACGTGATGTGAGGAGTCCGTGGGCCGACAAAGATCAAAGATTTGATTTATCCGCTGATTGAAGCTAGGACGCTAATTGTAGCTTATTTTTAGCTGCTAGCTGTCACTCAcctgtgcgcgtgcgcgtgtgtaaAGTACATATCTAACAAAATCTACTTCAGTACCACAGAGTAGAAATACATACCGAGTACCTCCTCTAAAGTAGTAATCAAGGTACTACACCTCAGAGGTAACTAGTGTACTTTTTACTACAAAGGTTTCTCATTTTTGTTCAGATCCTTTAATGGAATACGAGTACTAGTATTTACTGATGTATTGTGGGTagaatttgtgtttgtttgatttatttccatcAGAATGACGTCAGCTTCACATCTGGAGCAGCTGGCAGAAATACGTGAGTTTAAAaagttttctttatttaacgAGTAAACTGCACACGTTGTGTAATTTCACAGATATCTGCAGTTATTGATCAAATCAGACTGATTTCATTCACATTGGTGTCAAGTCCTTCATTAAAGTCGTGGatatcattaaaacaacaataaaacgatagtgaagatgaaaaaagtTGTTTGAACTATTTGGTTAAATCACTGCGGGTGGACAAAATAATAGAAACACCTGCAGCCTCCGTAATGAATCAATAACTATAGATTACtgaggaatcattgattaccaGCTGTTCCTAACTAGAAAAGAAATAGGATTTGAAGGGTTGGGGTTACGGCCCCAGTGACCCCCAACCCCTAAACCCTGACCCGCTCACTGGTTCTCCTGTTTAACggtgcaatgacttgtgggtaattcctcAGGAAAGGGTTCATAAAGGACTCAAACCCTCCGCGCTGTGACGGAACCTGTGACGGGGGTCCCGCCCTTTGTCCAGCGCATCATTTCCTGTGGGGGGGTCTGGCTAATCAGTATTTTCAGGAAGACCAGACGGAGCAGATAAGGGTCTTTTCCAGAAAGGAGGGTGGGGTAGATTTGTGATTGAGCTTCTGACTTCCTGTGTTTACTTCTCAtagtcgggggggtgggggctctaCAGGGGGATTTATTCCCTCTTGATTGTGACAGAGcttcaggaggaagaggaggaggaggaagaggaggaggagggtcagaGGTGCTTCACAGACCCTCCGTCGGTTCCTCCCATCAGCGGATCCAGTCCGGATCCTTCTCACCCGTTCTATGACGTCGCTCGACACGGCATCGTACAGGTCTCAGGTCAgtgtgtactacctgctcaggtactctgggtactacctgctcaggtactctgtgttcTACCTGCTCGGGTACTCAgggtactacctgctcaggtactctgggtactacctgctcaggtactctgggtactacctgctcaggtactctgtgttcTACCTGCTCGGGTACTCAgggtactacctgctcaggtactctgggtactacctgctcaggtactctgggtactacctgctcaggtactctgggtactacctgctcaggtactctgggTACTACCTGCTCGGGTACTCTGTGTTCTACCTGCTCGGGTACTCAgggtactacctgctcaggtactctgggtactacctgctcaggtactctgggtactacctgctcaggtactccgtgtactacctgctcaggtactccgtgtactacctgctcaggtgcTTATGGAGCatgtttcctctgcaggtgACGACAGGTACGGCAGGAAGTTGATCACCTTCAGCAGCTGCTGTTTGCCTCCGTCACACCAGCTGAACCACCTCCGCCTGCTGGAGTAAGTCcagcccccctcacacacacacacacacacacacacacctgcagtcaGACTCATGacggaagccccgccccctgcaggTACCTGAAGTTCACGCTGGACCAGTACGTGGAGATGGACTACATCCTGGTGTACTTCCATCACGGCCTGAGGAGCAGCAACAAGCCGTCACTCAAGTGGCTCCGAGAAGCTTACGGCGAGTTTGACAGGAAGTGAGTCAGAACTTATCACATTAATATCATcatgttattatgttattatccCATAATCATCACATTTTTATAACTTCCAGTTTAATTGAATTTGAACTTTATATTTAATggaattaattaaaatgaaggATTTTGTTATAggatttctttttgtattttttttctaggAGATTAAAAATATTACAATCGTAAACGTTAGTAGACCCTTTAAGTGAAAATAAAGAGTTGTACtaacgttttattttattttgacagagaatctgaagaaaatataatttttcCTAATTAGCATTAAAATGAATCGGATAACAAACAGGTACAAGAAGAACATGAAGACGCTTTACGTCGTCCATCCGACCAACTTCATCCGCCTCGTCTGGAACCTTTTCAAGCCTCTGATCAGGTGAGGACGCCGCTCGCTGGgcgaaggtcaaaggtcgagcCGCCTCAAACGCTGACCTCCCGCCTGTGTTCTTCAGTCACAAGTTTGGTAAGAAGCTGACGTACGTGAACCACCTGAGCGACCTGTGGGAGCACCTGAACTACCAGCAGCTCCTCGTGCCCCCGGAGGTGCTCAGGTAATCTGAACTATTCATTTATGTATTAgtcataataaatacatataaatatatatatgtacgtaCGTTTCAGACACGATGAAAAGCTCCGAGCTGCTCAGAGAGGACGACCCCCCCCCGCGGTGaggacccccccgccccgcccccccctgcccaGCCAGCAGTTTGGAGTCAGTCTGCAGTAGTGAGTGTTTCCTGAGGCAGCAGGGGGGTCTTTGCCCCCCCAGGTCGTGATGTTGGTCTGTTTGATCCCTTTGAATCAGCTTGAGGGAGAAGAACGCAGAGATGATCCCACCTGTGATGTCGCAGACTGTGACCTACCTGAAGCAGAAAGGTGAGCTGcacctgatgatgtcatcgtgaGCTGAAGCAACATCTCGTTCGgttttgtatctttttattcgtttcgcttttttgtcattttaaaacacaaagttgTGCTGTTAAGCTGAGCTTCTACCTCCTCACTCCGCTTCCAGGTCTGAGGACCGAGGGCATCTTCAGACGCTCGGCTCGAGTCCAGCTCATCAAGGACGTCCAGAGGCTCTACAACCTGGGTGAGCGGGGTCTCCCCCCCCGAGGGGCAGGGGCTGACAGGAAGTGCAGGTCGTGTGTAGCTCAGAGGGCTTCACCCCTCGGCGGTGTCGTGTTCCTGCTGAGGTGTGTTAATAAAGCTCATTTGAATCTCGTGACCTCGACAGGTAAACCGGTGAACTTTGACCTGTACGAGAACGTTCACGTCCCTGCTGTCATCCTGAAGACGTTCCTCAGAGAGATGCCCGAACCACTGCTGACCTTCGGGCTCTACAGCCAGGTGCAGGACCTCCtcagtgagtgggggggggggtcacccgtcccaggtgtttgtttgtttattgatttTGTGCTTGTCGTCTTTCTCAGACGTGGAGAGCAGTCTGAGGgtcagcaggtgtcagcagatGATGGAAAGTCTTCCTGAACATAATTTCATTGTAGCAAAATACCTGCTGGGCTTCCTGCACATGGTGACGACCGTCCACACAATAATATACaacatatgaatatatatacacacatatttatatatatacacatatttatatatatacacatatttatatatccaCAAATGAGGCGTGTCTTTCCTCTATTACTCAACCTTCACCCCCCGTTGATCTCCAGGTGTCCCAGCAGAGCATCGTGAACAAGATGAGCTCCTCTAACCTGGCCTGCGTGTTCGGGGTCaacctgctgtggcctggccaCGCCCCCCTGTCCCTCGCCGCCCTCACGCCCATCAACATGTGCACCGAGATCCTGGTGGAGCATTTCCCCAGCGTGTTTGGCTCCCGCAACCCGCCGTCCCAGCGGGACCCCTAAGACCTAAACCCACAATAAATACTAAAGATGCTGGTTTGCTTACAGATCTTCTCTTCTGCCCTCTTGGACTCTTCATCCATTACAGACTGATAAATGATAATAAGTAAATTCCATAAAGAGGTTTTCATCCCACAAAAACGGACTTTGTGTTTCACCTGAAAGTGTTTAAACACACAGAACATGTGAAGGATTCATTCAAATGTTTAAACACTTAAATCAGAATTGATCAACATTTGATGAGTAGACATAATTATTTGATGACTGGGGGGTCGATGGAGTAGACgatgtgctgggaaccgcaaggttggcggtttgagtcccggctgcttcGTGTCCCGTGTCCCTGAGAGACACCAAACCCGATTGTTCCCCGAGCAGAATGTGAAagagttaaaaatgtaacgtaaCCTTCACCTCAGCGTTCGTATTACAGCTCTTAAAATATgaaagatgatgatgtgatgatgatgatgatgtggtgatgatgatgacgtgATATTTCTCTACAGATGTAAACAAAAACGTCGGGCCTTTTTGTTCTTGAATTTTGTTTATTAATGATTCCATTTTTTAGTAAGAACTTGATACAAAAAAAGTGAGACTACTCTTTACTCATTGACCAACTTCCACCAATGAACCTTTGAATGCATCATAAAGAGAAAACTACATTGGCATATTTAAGACAAACACTTTCCTATACACACTATTGTGGACCGTCCCCGAGACACAGAACAACCTCTACTTCCACAGACACGCCATCTAAACAAAGCGCTCCTTGataaaagaatataaaagtGTTCTAAcctcttttttccatttgttcaAATGATGTGTCgtgtattaaaatatatttgtttaagcACAGTTTCTCCCGGAGAAGATTAGTAGAAACGGGCGAGTGGATGTTGTCTTGTGATATGGTTTCGTTTCCCTCTCGGTTTGCATCACATGCGCATTCTTCTCCCCACTGATTATGATTCTGTTCGTTGAAAAGGCAAATCGGGACAGAACGGAGGCTGCGGCCCGCTGAGgacttatttattttactggTGGAAATTAACTTTGCATCATTTAGAGTGTAACAGTTTTTAAACGCGGTTAAATGATGACATGTGGGTTTATTTCAGAATGGAGGCGTCCTGCTGCACCACACGGCTCTAAACAACACAAAAGGAACGTTGCATTCGGCTCACAGACTGTTTTAATCCCCCAAATACTACAAGTATCAATTTACAACCAAATGAAATAAAGTCTCTGCGTTTgttaatattttcatttcatgtttttgtaaataGACAGAATGTGAATATCGTACCGGAGTTCATTTAACCGACTTAATGCAGCGGAACAAGTAGAACCACATGGAAATAATTAAGTGTTTGTGTtctcaacatttacatttcatgactTATTAATTCTGCACTTTGATGCTGATGAACGTCTCATGTCTTTACGATGTGAGCGAGTCGGTCGGTGTTTGGAGGGAAGGAGTCGCACACGTGCGTCAGGAAACACGTGTTCatacatgaatgtgtgtgttgtgttttgaaaCGTAACGTGTGCGTTTGGCTCAGAGTGAACAGAAATTAACGCACTTTTATCGTTTCTCACTtcatgcagagaaaaaaacatcgATTTGATcgctgaaaacacaaaatatgtcaaagatGAACTTAAGATGAAGGTGTTTCACGTGTGTGAATCTTATAtctcatatatttatatttctttattttgggtGATTAATCGATAATCAAATAACCAATAACTATATTTTAATCTGATCTTAACCTGAAATACTGTGCAGCTTGTTTGGCCTCATCGTGAACTTTCTGCTCTTtcatcccacaatgcatcacttTGACTCTCTTACACTTCAACAAGAAGAAGCTTCTTTAGCGTCTCGGATACTTCAAACTCAGGCGATATGAAACgatttattaataaaagcagAACAGCGTTTCCTCCCTCTGAATTATGGGAAAcgtttgttcatgtttgtgcaCATCGAACTCTACGAAAACTGAACCTCTGGACCAGCAGGAAGCCAGACGGACGTCTACTGGGGGACGACGGGCCGTCCAACGGGTTCTAATGCCGTCTGTCCTCTGAAGACagcgtccatcaggagacgcgTCACTACCCTCCACTTTGTCTTCTAGTGTCTCTATTATTTTGTCCGTGAGGCAGTGTTCGTCCGTCGGGTCGACGCTCAATAAACACGagtaaaaaaacaggattataAAAGACGACAAACCGAAAGCACAAGAGACGTTATTGATGGTCCcagtacaaaaacaaagaaaagggttTTTGGCATATTTTCTATactggtttgggggggggggggggggggggggcatgacgtCACTCTGCTTCTGTTTCTCTTTGATCTCTGCGACGCAAAACAAGCAACAACATGAATTATTGTTTCTAGTGAGACGAAGAATCGATCAGCAAACATCTTCATCGCGGTTTGGAGACAAAGTGGACAAACTAATTAACAGATTAACAGAAATATTTTACTCAACAGAAAGTCTATCGGGAAAATTTGCTGAGGATTTTATTGATATTTTcagtaataacaaaaaaatgactTGTCACGAACAACTTTTAATAAATTCTATTCCAAAATGTTCAATGGATTAATATTAAATACAACTATTTTTAGTTTGTTAATCTCAACAAATTTCTctgagaaaaataataaatgaagtaatattttgcaaaatgaaaaCGGACCCAAATGCGTCTCAGGCTCCGCCCCCCGACCCTTGACCTGAAGTCACGTTGTTGTTTGTGATGCGAGCGACAGGAAGCAAAGAGACTCGCTGGTCACGTGATCACATGACGATGAGACTCACACAACAGTCAGCAGGAAAATAGGAAAACGCTCATTTCTGTAGTTTAtcttaaatacttttttctttgactttaaCTCTATTAATACTGAAAAAAAGTtactctgtttttgtttgaagGCTCGTATGCGTTTACATACACGATGGAAACATTTTCCTGAATCATTATGGCAAAAAGCTTCATGGAGGATGAAAGAAACATCTACTGAGATATATGTACAGTCCTCGCGGCGGCTAACTAGCGCTAGCTCCGCCCCCTCGCTACGCTGCCTACAGAAGGAAACATCAGCACGGTCTTCTAACTCCttgtaataaatacattaagGCCAAGaacattaataaatacaaaataacataaaaaaagaaatctcgtAAGCACTGTAGGTGTTGGGTCTTAAAAAATACTTGAATGGAGGGAAGAGGCTCTTTCTCAGCTCCTCAGAGACAAACGATATTATTCAACAAGAAGGAATCATCACCGCCTTCAAAGGTCGCCGCTACTTGACGTCCTCCTGGCTGTGGGCGTGGCTCTTCTGCTGCAGGGGCGCGGCCGAGGGGCTCGGTGGGCCGGCGCTGGTGGGTTTGATCCAGGACTGGGAGAGCAGGGAGGCGGCGGCGATGGTGGCggtggtcgtcatggtgaccTGGATGAGCTGGTCGCGTTGGATCAACCTGATGAGAGCTTTGAGGCGCTCCAGTGACGCCTGAGTGTCTCTCTGTTGTCCCAGCAGCCGCTCCCTCAGGTCCATGCACTGCTGCACGACAACAAGTCACACGCGTTACCCCGGCAACCGCATCACCACCAAACTGAGCTCTGActgcatgctaagctaactagccacGCCGCCCACACCCGCCAAGTCAGAGACGTTACCAGGGCAACCGCATCATGTACCAAACTGAGCTCTGActgcatgctaagctaactagccacGCCGCCCACACCCGCCAAGTCAGAGACGTTACCAGGGCAACCGCATCATGTACCAAACTGAGCTCTGActgcatgctaagctaactagccacGCCGCCCCAACCAGTCAAGTCACAAACAAGATGGCGGCATGTTTACTTTCAGCGTGTCGCTCAGCTTctcgtcttcttcctccaggTGAGAAAACTCCTTCTTCAGCTCAGAGCTTCGTCTCAGGAGACGCCGCTTCTCCTCCTGccgcactg
This window contains:
- the LOC120818372 gene encoding rho GTPase-activating protein 8; protein product: MTSASHLEQLAEIQLQEEEEEEEEEEEGQRCFTDPPSVPPISGSSPDPSHPFYDVARHGIVQVSGDDRYGRKLITFSSCCLPPSHQLNHLRLLEYLKFTLDQYVEMDYILVYFHHGLRSSNKPSLKWLREAYGEFDRKYKKNMKTLYVVHPTNFIRLVWNLFKPLISHKFGKKLTYVNHLSDLWEHLNYQQLLVPPEVLRHDEKLRAAQRGRPPPAVRTPPPRPPLPSQQFGVSLQYLREKNAEMIPPVMSQTVTYLKQKGLRTEGIFRRSARVQLIKDVQRLYNLGKPVNFDLYENVHVPAVILKTFLREMPEPLLTFGLYSQVQDLLNVESSLRVSRCQQMMESLPEHNFIVAKYLLGFLHMVSQQSIVNKMSSSNLACVFGVNLLWPGHAPLSLAALTPINMCTEILVEHFPSVFGSRNPPSQRDP